One window of the Rosa rugosa chromosome 3, drRosRugo1.1, whole genome shotgun sequence genome contains the following:
- the LOC133741055 gene encoding uncharacterized protein LOC133741055, with translation MYHGGYISGSNYIGGQVNYYDHVDKDRMSLVEVDGMVRGLNQNYSGRRIDYWYNIGNEDDGMTKIKTDKDAITMCCCVPEIRLVIIYLDHLDLHDDYEETNSDSELYMYEDGEADCFVSPARKKSGVVIEELPDSPRKKPGVIIKELPDSPRKKPGIERAAKKELGIVIREWNGDGSIPTQASRTPALDPKAKGKQKVSESEDLFDIKVREFRKRGRVEVDYKEDGAESGIDDSADEDYRPHFEDDEYGDYGWDDDWLEDMEVEFDVFGETIGPSTQVQAAVGSTVEEEIVAEDNEDMYKAVDSDEEVLGGAANSDGEIGDDFPKFNPKSDMKDPQFKLGMKFASAKILRAALREKAIMGGWECCFLKSDRKRVRVICKADNCPFELYASKMQHESTLMVKTYHANHTCSRVHVNSMVKAPYLTEKFVDQIKLNPDWKTESLAQTMSAGVKARVSVQQAYRAKRAALKLLERSIMEQYARVRDYGSELKRVDPETTVDIKCDFNDASGLPVFKRMYICLGALKTGFKAGCRSVIGLDGCHLKSPHGGQLLTAVGVDANNTTWVVAYAQVEMESTDSWKWFLQLLVKDLDIEHEGAGWTFISDKQKGLLPAFESIIPLADHRFCVRHLWTNFTKLFPGKAMKDQLWAIAKSTTLAYFHKEMVLIKQMDPKAYDWLTDPTRPPLHWCRAHFKTHTKCDILLNNLCESFNAFILGARGKPVVSSFEEMRVKLMKMIMLRVPSALNLEEFWKKTKSKLPGIVSHVVLEVHKLKWKVLEEVSMLLILKEGVAHVGDGT, from the exons ATGTATCATGGTGGATACATCAGTGGAAGCAATTATATTGGTGGTCAAGTGAACTACTATGACCATGTAGATAAGGATCGAATGTCACTTGTAGAGGTTGATGGGATGGTCAGAGGGTTAAACCAAAACTACAGTGGAAGGAGAATAGATTATTGGTACAATATAGGGAATGAGGATGATGGTATGACTAAGATTAAGACAGACAAGGACGCAATTACAATGTGTTGCTGTGTACCAGAAATTCGACTAGTCATCATCTACTTGGATCACTTGGATCTACATGATGACTATGAAGAAACAAACTCGGATAGTGAGTTATATATGTATGAAGATGGGGAGGCAGATTGTTTTGTAAGTCCAGCTAGAAAGAAGAGTGGAGTTGTGATTGAAGAACTCCCGGATTCTCCAAGAAAGAAACCTGGGGTTATCATAAAAGAGCTTCCGGATTCACCAAGGAAGAAACCTGGGATAGAGAGAGCAGCCAAAAAAGAGCTTGGGATTGTGATTAGAGAATGGAATGGAGATGGCAGCATACCTACTCAAGCAAGCAGAACACCTGCCTTGGATCCAAAGGCTAAAGGTAAACAAAAGGTCAGtgaaagtgaggatttgttTGACATTAAAGTGAGGGAGTTtaggaagagaggaagagtggaGGTTGATTATAAGGAGGATGGGGCAGAATCTGGAATTGATGATTCTGCAGATGAAGATTATAGGCCACATTTTGAGGATGATGAATATGGGGATTATGGTTGGGATGATGATTGGCTGGAAGATATGGAAGTTGAATTTGATGTCTTTGGTGAGACTATTGGCCCAAGTACACAAGTACAAGCTGCTGTTGGAAGTACTGTTGAGGAAGAGATTGTGGCCGAGGACAATGAAGATATGTATAAAGCAGTTGATTCTGATGAGGAAGTACTAGGAGGTGCAGCCAACTCTGATGGTGAGATAGGGGATGACTTTCCGAAGTTCAATCCCAAGAGTGACATGAAGGACCCACAGTTTAAGTTGGGGATGAAGTTTGCATCAGCAAAAATCTTGAGAGCTGCTTTAAGAGAGAAAGCAATAATGGGAGGATGGGAATGTTGCTTTTTGAAGAGTGACAGAAAGAGGGTGAGAGTGATTTGCAAAGCGGACAACTGCCCCTTCGAGTTGTATGCTAGCAAAATGCAACATGAGTCAACCCTGATGGTGAAGACATATCATGCAAATCATACATGTTCTAGGGTTCATGTCAACTCTATGGTCAAGGCACCTTACCTAACTGAAAAGTTTGTGGATCAGATCAAGCTAAATCCTGATTGGAAAACAG AATCACTTGCACAAACGATGTCAGCGGGTGTAAAGGCTAGGGTATCCGTGCAGCAGGCCTATAGAGCTAAGAGGGCAGCCTTGAAGCTGCTTGAAAGGTCCATCATGGAGCAATATGCTAGAGTAAGGGACTATGGATCAGAACTGAAAAGAGTAGACCCTGAAACCACGGTGGACATAAAGTGTGATTTCAATGATGCTAGTGGGTTGCCTGTGTTTAAAAGGATGTACATCTGCCTCGGGGCATTGAAGACTGGTTTTAAAGCTGGATGCAGATCAGTAATCGGGCTGGACGGTTGCCATTTAAAGAGTCCTCATGGTGGACAGCTCCTAACCGCAGTAGGAGTTGATGCAAATAACACCACCTGGGTAGTTGCATATGCTCAAGTTGAGATGGAGAGCACAGACTCTTGGAAATGGTTCTTACAGTTGTTGGTCAAGGACTTAGACATAGAGCATGAGGGGGCTGGATGGACCTTTATCAGTGACAAGCAGAAAGGCCTCTTACCAGCCTTTGAGTCCATTATCCCCCTTGCAGACCATCGGTTCTGTGTGCGACACCTTTGGACAAATTTTACGAAGTTGTTTCCTGGTAAAGCCATGAAGGACCAACTCTGGGCAATAGCAAAGTCAACCACCTTGGCGTATTTTCACAAGGAAATGGTTCTAATCAAACAAATGGACCCTAAGGCTTATGATTGGCTGACAG ATCCAACAAGGCCTCCCCTTCACTGGTGTAGAGCACACTTCAAGACTCACACTAAGTGTGATATTCTTCTAAATAATTTATGTGAGAGCTTTAACGCATTCATATTAGGTGCAAGAGGCAAGCCGGTTGTGTCAAGCTTTGAGGAGATGAGGGTTAAACTCATGAAGATGATTATGTTGAGGGTACCATCTGCCCTAAACCTCGAGGAATTTTGGAAAAAAACAAAGTCAAAGCTGCCAGGGATTGTATCCCACGTGGTTCTGGAGGTCCACAAATTGAAGTGGAAAGTTTTGGAGGAGGTAAGCATGTTGTTGATCTTGAAAGAAGGAGTTGCGCATGTCGGAGATGGGACTTGA